TCCGCGAGGTAGTCAACCTTCTCGGTGAGGAACGCGAAGTCGGCCTCACCGGACTCGCCCGCGAACGACCGCGGGAAGATCTCGTACATCACGGCGTCGTCGAGCCACTCCGGGGGCCGGTTGGGGTACTCGATCCCACCGTCGGGCTCGAGGACGATCTCGTCGGTCGCGCCCACCCGAACCCCATCGAAGGGGGCCGCGAACAGGCTGGTCGGTTCGTCGACGGCCTCGACCGGGATCCGAGCGGTCGTCCCCTCGACGGTGACGTCCTCGGCCGAGAGGGCGGCGGCGTCGTGGGGCCGAAACGAGACCGCCAGATCGTCCTCGACGGTGAAGGCGTCGGCGGCGAGTTGCGGGTTCGACTCGACGACGAACGCCCCGGCCTCGGCGTCGAACTCGCCGACGAGTTCGAGGTGGGGCGGACCGCCGATATCGGCTTCCTCGACGCCGCCGACCGCGCCTTCGATGTCGAAGACTTCGATTTCGTCGTCGAGGTCTGGCGTCGGAAACGCCTCGATCGTCAGCTCGTGGGTCCCGTCAGGGGCGTCGAGTTCGAGGCGGTAGACGCCCGGCGTATCGGGCTGGAACTCGACGGTGTTGTGCAGTCCTTCGTCGTACTGGGTCCGGTCGTCGTACGGTGTCGGCGCGTACTCAAGGCCGGCGTCGCTCCCGTCGGGCGTCTCGAGCAGCCGCCACGTGAAGTCGCTTCGATCGGACGGGTCGGGGTCGCGCTCGGGCGTCCCCGCGACCGTCGGTGCGAGGTTGTCCCGGTCGTAGCCGTGAGCCATATCGACGTAGATCGGGTCGACGATCCGCTCGCCGACCTGGACGAACCGCGGCGGCCCGGGATGGTGCGTGTCGGTGTGAGAGTGATCAGTCATGAATGTGCTCCTGTAGGGAAACGAGTCACGCCGATATCCGCGACGCCCGGCGAGAAAAGTGTTCCGTCGCTCGGTTCACCGGCACGGGGCTAGCCACTCCAGCACGGACGGGGACCACGACGGCGCGACCTGCCGCCAGCCGAACCTATTTTCGGCTGGCCACCGACGAGACAGGTATGAGCGACCTGCTCTCGGACGACGAGATCGACCGTCAGCTACCGAACGGATGGGAACGGGACGGCGAGGAGATCACCAGGGCCTTCGAGTTCGACTCGTATCTCCCGGGCGTGGGGTTCGCGTCCGCGGTGGGCGGCCTCGCCGAGGAGGCCTGGCACCACCCCGAGATCACGATCACGTGGGGCGAGGTCGAGGTGCGGCTGACGACTCACGACGCGGGCGGGATCACCGAGAAAGACATCGAGCTCGCCGGACGCTGCAACGAGATTTACGAGTGATCGGACGAGTGAGTCGTCGTCGCCGCTCGATGGCGGTGCCGGCACGACCGAACCCTGTCTCGAGCTAGCGTCATACGTGGAACCGCCACTGGTGTTTTCCGGGTCGGCGTGTACGTCGCACGATAGCGTTGCCACGGGCCGCGAGTTTAAGACCGCCGGCGTGCACACACGTGTATGGACGAACTAGACAAGGACCCGGAACTGCGAAGCTCCGAGGTCACGGAAGGCACGGAACGCGCCCCGCACCGGGCGATGTTCCGAGCGATGGGGTATGACGATCAGGACCTCTCCTCGCCGATGGTCGGGATCGCCAACCCGGCGGCGGACATCACACCCTGTAACGTCCACCTCGATGAAGTCGCCGAGTCGGCCTACGAGGGCATCGACGAATCCGGCGGCATGCCCATCGAGTTCGGGACGATCACCGTCTCCGATGCGATCTCGATGGGGACCGAGGGGATGAAGGCGTCGCTGATATCCAGAGAGATGATCGCCGACTCGGTCGAACTGGTGAGTTTCGCCGAGCGAATGGACGGGCTGGTGACGATCGGCGGTTGTGACAAGAACATGCCGGGGATGATGATGGCCTCGATCCGGACCGATCTCCCTTCAGTGTTCCTCTACGGCGGGTCGATCATGCCCGGCGAGCACGACGGCCGCGAGGTGACGATCCAGAACGTCTTCGAGGGCGTCGGGGCGGTCGCGCAAGGCGAGATGTCCGAGGACGAACTCGACGAGATGGAACGCCACGCCTGTCCCGGAGCCGGCTCCTGTGGCGGGATGTTCACGGCCAACACGATGGCCTCGGTTTCGGAGGCGCTCGGGTTCGCGCCGCTGGGCAGCGCCGCGCCGCCGGCCGAGGAGTGGTCGCGCTACACGGTCGCCCGCGAGAGCGGCGAACTCGCCGTCGAGGTCGTCGAACAGCAACGTCGACCCTCGGATTTCCTCACCGAGGCGAGCTTCGAGAACGCGATCGCGCTGCAGGTCGCCGTCGGCGGCTCGACCAACGCCGTGTTGCATCTGCTGGCGATGGCCGCCGAGGCGGGCGTCGACCTCGACATCGAGGAC
This window of the Halapricum desulfuricans genome carries:
- a CDS encoding 4a-hydroxytetrahydrobiopterin dehydratase yields the protein MSDLLSDDEIDRQLPNGWERDGEEITRAFEFDSYLPGVGFASAVGGLAEEAWHHPEITITWGEVEVRLTTHDAGGITEKDIELAGRCNEIYE
- the ilvD gene encoding dihydroxy-acid dehydratase produces the protein MDELDKDPELRSSEVTEGTERAPHRAMFRAMGYDDQDLSSPMVGIANPAADITPCNVHLDEVAESAYEGIDESGGMPIEFGTITVSDAISMGTEGMKASLISREMIADSVELVSFAERMDGLVTIGGCDKNMPGMMMASIRTDLPSVFLYGGSIMPGEHDGREVTIQNVFEGVGAVAQGEMSEDELDEMERHACPGAGSCGGMFTANTMASVSEALGFAPLGSAAPPAEEWSRYTVARESGELAVEVVEQQRRPSDFLTEASFENAIALQVAVGGSTNAVLHLLAMAAEAGVDLDIEDFNRISARTPKIADFQPGGERVMNDLYEVGGVPVVLQALRDADLIDGDARTVTGNTIGEELDAMELPTIGELDVDYLRPVEDPFHERGAIRILSGNLAPDGAVIKITGSDHLHHEGPVRVFEEESEAMEYVQEGHVEAGDAIVIRNEGPRGGPGMREMLGVTSAVAGQGHAEDVALLTDGRFSGATRGFSIGHVAPEAYVGGPIAALEDGDLITIDIDDLELSVDLSDDEIERRLEARDEPEPNYEGGFLAKYHRDFGSAANGAVTNPAAKWE